The Anopheles gambiae chromosome 2, idAnoGambNW_F1_1, whole genome shotgun sequence genomic sequence gaacaccttctaggtggggcatgagtccagCATCCTCATAACATGCCCCGGCCATCGCATCCTGCCAGCTTTTGCCAGCGttcggttcgccgtacagctcagcaagctcgtagttcatccttctcctccacgctccatgctcgaacacaccgccaaatatggtccggaggatgcgtcgctcaaacgGAGATACATTAAGTAGTATTTATGGAGTGTAACAGCTTTTTAGTGCAGCTGCATGAAGACCACTTAACACAACCACACGTTCCCATATCGATCGTTACTAATACCTGATGATTTCATGCCTACGACTATTTAACGAATTAGGTTACGAAATATTGAGGATATTAGGtcgttatttcattttcatttcattaactTCATGTTATCAATCTCAATAAACAAAGGTAAATTGTATAGTTGCTAGAGcagtattttttattcaggatgTGCTTATTTCaagatacacaaacaaacactatGATTTTAACGTATCCCAAACTTCATAATTCATTCGATCCTACTAAAGCTTAGCGGAATTAATAAGCAACTTATGGTTCGTCAACGAACTCGGCTACCATTTCCTCAACGATTTCGTCGATGTTCTTTGTTTTACCGGTGTTTCCGTTACAGCTGTCCAACATTTTGGCCTTCTTCGCCGACACGCTGCTGTTATCATCGTCAATTATTTCGATTGAATGTTTCAAATTATTCTTTTCGCTGTTGGATTTAGGTGCAGATAGCTCTACGTCAATTGGCACTTCCATCacatcatcatcctcctgtTCCACATTCTGTGCTTGTCCCTGTTCCTCATCACTGTCCAGCACCGCCACCACGGCGGATTCACTCGTTTTCCCATCATcattgtcatcatcatcgattgGATGAATAGTTCCAGCATCATAACATTCTGTATCGTCGGGGATGTTGGCGATTGCGTTTGTCTTTTCCTTTGCTGTATCATCTAGTGAGGACTCGCTTACATGTTCTACCCATCCAACAGGTTCGTCCGTCGTTTGCTGTTCTTCTGCGTCAATAAATGACTCGTCGCTCGCTTCTGTTACGGCTAGTGATTCGTTAATTTCACCTTCACTTTCGTATGCTGGTTCAACGGCCGGCTCGCTAGGAGCACTGGCAGCTTTTACCGGCGAAGTACCAGATGCCGGTTCTGCGACTGATGGAATCATCACATCAGGGGAATCGTGCACTCCGTTGGTACCGTTCGTTACAACCACCTGCTTCACGGTGAACATCGCCAGCGGGTGATTGTCCTTGTTCGCTAATGCATCCTTAATGGCGGACTTGTCCGCGGGGAAGTACAGTGTTTCCTTCCAAGGATGTACCACCAGTTCCATCGTGCGCGCCAGTTCTGCAGCCACCGACCGAACGGTCGCACTGGAGTCCGTTGTTTGCAGCGTGTTGAAAATATAGCTAGCATACTGCAGCGGCGGTGGACAGTGGTGGTGTGGATTCACTATCAAAGCGGCAAAGGCACGGAGTAGAGCTACACGCACCTGGGCATCGCCGTACAGCCCGGTTAGCTGGTGGTTGGTTACCAGCGTAAAACACAGCGGAACGATTTTCTCCTGCAATAGTTTATGAGTGACGGGTTTGATGAAACATCCGGCGGACTGCAGCAGAGCGGTCAAACAGGCCAAAGCAGCACGGCACAGTGGCTCGTTGCCATGGTCAATGAACAGCTCCTTGTTTTCTGCCGTTGCACTACCACTAGAGTGGTTCTGGTTAAGTGCGGTTGCAGCATTTTGCTCCTTCTGCAGCTTCCTCTTTGCTCTGGCCGACAATCGCTTGTTGCTGGTGGCACCCATCTTGAGCGTTACCTCGCTCTCGTACGGCGTAATGTCGCGCATTATCTGTTCCAGCAGGGCTTCGTTTACCATCTCGATGTTACTGCCGTACCGCATCTTTTCACACCACAGCTGTACGCTGTCGTAGATTTTCGTTCGCAAGCGGATGAATGATTTTTTCGCACCTTCCGAGTCGTGGCTGTTGCTCTGGGTCGCTCGGAGACACTTGGAGAACATCTCGCAAATCGTGTCACCAAACATCAGCATATTGGTGCCGAGGGCCAGCACTAGCCCGTCCAACACCTCCAACAGCCCGCAGTGCATGGACGGTAAAAACGCACCGAATGCAATGTTTTCCGCAATCGGATTTTTGCCCATCGCTTCACAGGATACGGACAGCCCACGAAGTACGAGATTTAACGCTTTAAACGGGGTGATTGGCTTCCCCACCGGGTACGCACCTACAATGGCTTGATCAAGAAAGGTAATTAGATTGCAAGCGCGTATCGCGATCAAGTGCGCTTTACGGATAGGATTTCCGGTGGTTCTAATGTCAGGCAGCTTCAAACACTCAAGGTTTTCCTCCTCGTCAAACGTTTCCGGCGTGTGGGCAAAGATTTGATTCAACAGATCGTGTATCGTGTCAATCAGCTTCAGATAGTACTCTTCCCATGTTTTCTTATGCAGCGAACCGTGCTGTCCTCCGCCTCGgatttgctgcagcagcagcaaacagttGGCCGTACGGTTGACCACGAACCGATCGGTAGAATCGACCAGCGAGTAAAGGAACGTCTCGATGCGACTTTTCAACGGCCCACAAGCACCAGCATAATGCTGCATGGCCAGCTCGAGGAAGCTCAAAGCCGATGGGACCGCCGACGGTTCTAGCTTAGGCCCGACGGATTCGAGGATTTTGGCCAGATTGCTGACAAACAGTTTGTGCAGCTCGGTCGAGCCCAGGGAGCGATGTAACAGCTGCTGAAGAAGTTTGTACACCAGTGGCAATGTTTGCGTTGGCCCACGCTGGTCGCATACTTTTGTGCAAGTGTTCAGATAGAACTGAGCCTTTTCCTCGATCAGATCCAGCGGGCAGTCGGGCAGCAGGTGGATGAGAATTCTTAAACCACGATCGCGCGTTCTGGCACTGGCTAGCAAGGTGCCTAGTTTGGTGAATATTGTGTCTAGATCATTTTCAGGCTGCAAAGCACGAAAAAAACGTGGTTGTGGTTAAGATTTTGCAATCTCTTCGCAATGCGGCTAGCGAATCGAGGTTTCAACTTACGTCTGACCAAAACGATTGATGTTCATCTATATTGTTAAGAAATGCGGTTAGTAAACCATCGTCACTGTCGAAATGGGTCCCAAATAGTTGCCCGACACCTTCCATCGTTTAAGGGAACGTATTACGAGACACGAAATACAGTAAAGCAATCacttttattaatttgtatAGAATACACGTGCACCGGCCTGAACGTAAACAATGAAGGCGTTGACAGTAACGTTCAGGGTTGCGTAAAAAGTTGATCTAATGTCATACTCAAATATCTGCATTGCACAGTGGGcttataatatttttcatcgtttttttataaaacacaaaaaatcttttttaTCACTTTACAAATTTTACTAATATTTCCACACCATTTTCTACACTAATCCTACGCTGCACATTCACTTCCAGGTATGGTTTGTTGACTGGAACTGACTGAATCGGTACTAGACCCGGACCCGGTACAAGTATCGTTCCAAATCCGCAACAGTTCCAGGTACTGTTTtaagaaaatgtgttaaatcGGGAGTTATTTCTGgatcagtatgggttcatCATCAGATCCAGGACTGGTGTAGGTTcgtgataggttccaggaccggtataaGATCATGATAGCTTCTAGGAAAGaaatgggttcatgatcggttccaggaccgggatgggttcatgatcgattcttggaccggtatgggttcggtatgggttcagtttATGCAGTTCTTGAAGAAGAATAggtaatttattggtatcagGACCACtatgggtttggttttggttttaggTTTTAGGTTTGTTCTTATGGGGTCGTTATAAGTACCTCATTTTAATTGCGTTTCGTGGTCATCAATTTCGGAGTACTCTTTAGAGgagatttttcaaatttagttGTGTAGCCTTGTAACctggccaaattaactagttaCTATAAATTTAGCCATCAGCAAACAGGTCACCAAATTCataattcgattattttgATGTAACAAAGCAATCTTTAAGGTGGGTAGAACACGAGGCCTAGAATTTATTCCGAGAACTTTTTACATTCTCTACGCAAGTTTTGCAAACATAGGGTACTTTTTCGTTATTGTTGAGTGCAGTAAGTCTAGATAATTTAATTGTACTCCTTCGTCAACCGTGGTACTTTCTGATCCTAAGTCGCGCGAAACGTATCTCAAGAAGCTGTCGTACACTCTAAACAATTCTTATGGCGCCAGCGATCCAGTTCGCTTAGTTTGTCAGCTCCTTCAGTTTGTCCTCCAGCTCGAACTTCCACCGCATGTATGCCACCTTCATGCGATCCCACACGTTGTCGAACGAATCCATCGCGGGCCTCACATCCAGCAGGGCAAATTTGTACTTCTCGTCCACCATGCCACCGTCGTAGTAGTCAATGACGTAGCGCACATCCTTGCCACAGCGATCGATGATCCAGTCGTGTCGGTCGAACGGCAGCTCGTACCCCATCATGTTGCGAATCTTAGCCCGCGGGCTGTAATCGGTTGCCTTGCCGCCGAAGCTCTTCAGCCGTGGATTGCCACATTCGCGGGCGTGCAGCGCTTCCCACTTAAGTACCTCCTGCCAGGCCTGCTCATTGTTGGCGTTGTGTATCTTTATAATGTCGTCCATGTCTTTCTGAGCTATATCGTCCTTTTCCCAGCGCCAGCCCTTGCGCAGCATCGCATTCCAGAACATCTGCTGACTTGGGTACACCCAAAACTCCTGCTTACCGTCGGTGGTCGCTTTCGGAATCGACGACACCTGGCGCTCGGTAGGCAGTGGGAACGGTTGGCCCGGGGCGGGATTTTGATTTGCCGGTGGCATCATGTTCAGCGGGTTCACTTCCGCTCCATCGTGCTTAATCGGGCACTCGGATACGAGCACTGGTTGTTCTTTGGGTTGCTGTTTTTGGTGCATCGGACATTCGGGCGGAGGATTACCGGACATGGCTGCTTTATCGCCAAGCGGTGGATGTCCCTTCGGTAGTGCTGCATCTTCGCCCTTCGTCAATGTGCTGGGCACTATGTTCGAGGCAACCTTTTCAGCGGCAGACACCGTGTTTCCCATGGCTGGAAGGAAACAGTACCATAATGTAACTTTATGTAAATCTGGGCGCAAATTGCGCAGGTGACCGAATGGTAACACCGGTAGGGTTACATAATTCACTACGCATCAATCGAAGAATGGATATCTCTTCATTGTAATGTTTACCTGTGGGATAGACTCACTGGACGATTTGCTGATCAAACTCGGTTTAGTTTTGTGGTAAGTTTGCTAAAATTTCTCAAGTTTTCGTAACTTTGCTTTTCAATGTGATTTGTGTTGTGACAGCTGAACGAGGAGCTGCCATCCCCGTACAACATGGCGAGGGGTATTGACGTTCGGATAtcgctgcatctcgctcattttctctaccCGTCCTTTACATGCCGACAGTGCTCGTTTCAAATTGTTCTTACGCCAGGACTCCacagagcataacacggagcgcaacataacaactgacagttGCCAAACGCTtgagaaaacgcttgggaaaggaggttaagcgtttcattaactatcggtcatcgcagtaggttggtagcttttcaacgaaaaatgagcggcctactaaggatattcaaaacatgcccaaatagccagaattgcttaagcagctcattttggcacgctaaagatcgctgctctaattcgccttttgcagtagataaacagcatcaaagttctatgtgggtctttcaaacagcgcctaagcagcttccttatgccacgatgccagggattatttttctttgtgttttattttcaagcaagcgtcatagatgaaataaacaacaaaatttgtttggtttaaacacatatgtatttttttaaatcttttgtattgataaattacacaaatttttacacaatttactgataattcacaatcgcttcactcaatattcattcttcaagtaacgaatctaacttgtgcagcagcaatgagattattgccggcgtccgtctttgacactttgacaagagccaccttgaaccgatgtcatgcattaaaaagctataaagttccaccaagttcagtaccctttcttaacaagccttcaagttccatcatgaaccctacacatagtgctaatcagccgcaaagttccaaagagtaccatgtgcctgttaaaaagctccatagttccgcaaagtaccgtctatctcttaatcagccacaaagtacgacatcggaacgatttttcgttaaacagccctaaatcagctataaagtacgagctggctatttgggatggtaccggcaataaaGCGTTTTATGAAGCGTttagcagctgtcagttgttatgttgcgctccgtgatatgctgtgtggagtcctggcgtTATGTGCCCTCCTCGCCCTCCCCGCCCTACTTCACGTCGAACGCTTCTTCCACATTTGTCCATACGtctttcgttgtgttggtgaCAATTTACGCGCATCACATATTGAGATGTGTGTGTTCTCGCTCATGCTGACATGCCATCTCTTTCGCGCATATGCACGCgagaaaaaaacgtaaacaaacttggTGGTTGACTAAATTTAATGTGCGCaattttgttgaattatttgcATCGGAGTCGATTTCAGTTAAGtattaatgtaatttaattGATGGGTTAGGGCCGTAGGACACCTGCGCAGCGCATAGGACTTCAATTCAAAGAGATACACGCAACAATCAGCGCGAGGAAAGACCTGGATAAAACCGGATAACACATCTGGCGGCTAGTAAATTTGATATAAAATGCTTGATCTTAAGCCATATATTAACAAGACATGGTatttcccaagtgccacaaatccattaaacgaccactaaacggcttctaaacgactcaagctttctacctaaacggaatacagaaagacttcgtttagcaggcggcaaacgactcatgcattctaaaaatagcaaaaaagctggcgttatctgtttgtgggataccccaaccagttgagccttcatcgcttggaggagagctttctcatttcctttgtactgttgtatggtttcgcattgaagttatgcatcgctagaactagaacggcgatacgattgtttaaatacttaactccaatggaaaccaccagcactgaagcaagtgagatttgaggaatggttgttggtgttgatatCCACGTATCTGacaacacgaccattcatagagatttttgctcggaaagttaaaaggctatataggtcatgattagaTTTTGGCTACCTCGTGGGTAgaccacttttttatttggattcccaagatgtcacaaaatacaattttttacaatgttttttatCACGGGTTACGCAGTTACGGTAGTACGTCCACTAGCGGATGAGaacgaaaagagaagagaacgcgTGGTGGGAACGACGGCTTTTATAATCTTTTTAACGGGAAATAGTTTAGTCTGGCTAAGTTGGTAACTATTGCTCGAATTAGGGTGCTCGAATAAGGTTGCTCGAATTAGGGTGCTTGAATTAGGGTGTTCGAATTAGAGTGCCCGATATTTTGAATTGACGGTTGACGTCAGCTCCGGACTGTGGTGAGGCTATAACGTGGTCGCCacaagatgaaacttgtcgaaacacattatgtacaagaaaaggacagcaatacaatgatgagttgtaatacgccatctattgagcaaaccaatgaagctatggagctttcatttttttttctattgatattcaattttccagtcgtttgaGCTTAAtatgtggcgcttgggtttgCATCTTGCAGATCATCATTTTAAACCCCATGGTGTCAATGAGGGGGAGAGGTGATGGAGTGTATTTATTATTTGGCCTTTTAATTTTGCCCACCAACACAATCGCCAACCAgagcgagctttttggcggctATTTTGAACCCTCAAAAACCCTCTCtcgaaacgtcaaaaaccgTCACAACGACTTACAAAAAGCTTCGCCAGCGAGGGAAAATCGCACCGATTAGGAGCGTTGGCGAGCTCACAGAAACCGGTTTTCCAGTTCTTGTTTTGAGTTTCGAGTCCAGTTGTCACATGTTTTGCTACACGTCTGTCTTCGCACAGTTGCCGGGTTAGGGAAATagattttatcatttttgcacattaccaacgttttaaaataaaaaaaaaaaaaagattcagGATGCAGACAGTGAATTTCAATTCGATATCAGCAATTGCTTTGGTGCATacttttatcaaaatgttGCAAATAATGATTGATACTGGAAATTATATAAACGTGAACAACATCCTTTTTCGCGGGTATAttccaaaaatataacaaGGTTATTACGATATTCAATTCAAGGCAAGAGACTCTGTATTAGAATTAGATGAACCAATAATAACGACTACCAATGCACAACAGGTAATCTGGAGACTTCATTGCCTGCGCTTGTTGATGTTGCATTTACCATAATCTCATTTGATGAACCACGTTTTCCTGGGATGCTTTCTCATGCCGGTGCTTATCGGTCGCTTGCACAGTAATGTAAGCGAGCGGAGAACGAAGCGCTGATACGCGTTATCGCCAGGCCAAACATCACTTCGATTGCAGTGATCTTGCCAACGCGTCTCGCACTCTATTTCATCTGTACACTGTACCGGTGTGCCTACAGTCACGCTCCTCACAAGCCAGTCGTCCTAAAGCGAGGAGCTATTTTAAGCACCAGTACCGGCCATTTCGTTTGTCAGCCGATAGCAGTCAGCCCTCAGGATGTGTAACAGCCTGTTGTTCGCCAGATCCATCGATAAGGCTCGCGTCGCAATCAATCCGTTGGCCATTGTGTGGTGTTTACTTCGTCGAACGAACTAACCGATGGACTGCACTTGATTGTTGGCCGCGTATAGGCGCAACGGACGATGCATATACGCTGCGTGAGATTGTGATCGCTGGGCGGAGTCTACAATGCAAATCCTCTTTCGAAATTAGTGAGCTTTACGATGAGTGGGATTAGGAATTTCCCAGCTGTGTGACTGCAGTTGCCATCCGTCAtaggaaacttttttttatacgtGTTAGTATTAGCATCATTACTTTGCGTGATGATTTGAGAATATCATACGTTAGGTCATGTACAGTTTTGTCTTCTTGGTAACTGTAACGTTTCATGGAGATACAGGGAGACATAAATGAGGTTTAACACAGGTGGTGTAACATAATTTTCTTCACTTCCTTTTGCTCACTAAAAATGCCTCCCACAAGTACAAAAATGTTCATAATCGCtcgtgtttcctttttttttgtttacaaccGGCTAATACCCACGTGCAGGGCTCAGCTCCAAACCTATCTACGGTGCAAAGAACAGCCGTATTTGAAAACGCACACCATTCGACACGCTGTCATCGTGAATGATGCTACCCCCACGGTGCCATCACGTTGATCGGCACATGGAAATCGGAGCATTTTCCACAAAACTACACCTGGGTGCTGGGTGTGGTTACGTCTGAACCTaatgcacaccaccaccatcaccaccagtcGGTGCGACTGAATCAGACCAACGGTAGGCCAGGGCGGCAGTTTGAGTCATTTTGCACATTCTAACGCACGCCGTACACGTGACCGAGAGTGTATACAAAATAAGCTGCATGGCGGTCAGTGTCTTCCCCGGGTGAAGGTTTTGGCGTGCGAAAGGGGGCTTCTTCACTAGTAGTGGCACTGATACAAAGAACAAAGAAAATGCCCTCTGCTATTTACCGTAGCAATGGTTGAAAACGTAAACACTTCCTTACGAAACCGTGACAAAAGCCAGATTAACGCGACATAACCACACGGCAGAGGGATTTCACTATTGCTCTTTGAGGGCGTACCAATTTATGATGTATGTGTTCGTTTACTTATGCTCATATTACCCGAATAGAAAGAAAGCCATGCTTATCTGAACGCTCACTTGAGAAATAAATACCTGTATTTGCATCTCTGTTTGCTGGCAGCATTTTATAAACCAGCTATACATGATTGCCCAATAAACTCATTGGTAGAAACGAACAAAACCATTGCGTAACCGGTCCATAAACTGGACCGGACTTGAGACGCTCACAATCGCAGCGCTGGGATGCCCGGCCAAACCTACCATGGGGTACGTGGCTGATAAGGGATGGTAACGTGTGCACACGCAAGCTATTGATATGAGCCAGTACAAGCATATGTATGTTTGCCCGAGTTTCCCTATGCCATGGCCAATGGATTAGGTTAGTGGCGACAATATAAACCATTTGAACGGCATGTTTTATCAAATTTCTTCTAGCAATTAGGTCTTGAACATGCGCAATTTTCTACCTTGGTGGGTTGATAAAATAACTTTTCATAATGGAGCTAGCACAGAGAAGTGTGGAAAAGATAATGCGGGTTTGTGTATATCTATTTTTTGCAGCATAATTCCAAATCAGGTTATGTTTATGGCATGGCAGTTGTATCTTTTGCGATCCCACGTCCACGAAAACATGCAAATGAACTGAAACTATCGAATAGGTTagaaaactaaactaaatgtCTACACTTACGTTGCATTTGAGTGTATTGGTTACGGGCTTCAttatggagacgcatggtaccGCGAAGAGGCCAAACGTGACGTGGGAAGAAGAACTGAACCTCAAATCGATAAGCACACCGCACGACACAATGATCGTGTGTTGTGCGTCATGTCGCCCAAAGCTTAAAGGGCTTGTGCTGTGTTTTGCAAACTGGGCACCGTATCTCGTGACCAGCCGGGAGCAGCTCCTAGGCTCGTGAACAGAAATCAGCTTTAACGGTGGCGATAAGACACCGGTGCCAGGTAACATCGCACGCCCACAAACCCACCCCAGCGGAGACCTTCACGAAGGTCACGTTTGGTGGGTAGAAACTTTAAAATTCGCGTGAATACTGATATCACCCTGCCTCGAGTCGAAGCTTAACAGGTTGACagataatgaataaaaaaaaaagaaaataagggGTGAGCAATCGGGTTGCATGGTGGAAATCTAACGGAAGCGACTGATAAGGAGCACAAACATATAAATGATTGTGGAATTGGTAggttagaaaaaaataagccACCCACAATATTTTTTGCAATTGAAAGGACCTCAAaatagggagagagaaaacgaGAGCTCAACATGATTGTACTATGATAGTGATCAAATAATTTGAGTTGGCACAACAGTCAAAAACTTAAGTGATATTGTTCTGCCATAACTTACTATATATCAAAGACGACCCAAGGCACTGT encodes the following:
- the LOC1271579 gene encoding holocytochrome c-type synthase, translating into MGNTVSAAEKVASNIVPSTLTKGEDAALPKGHPPLGDKAAMSGNPPPECPMHQKQQPKEQPVLVSECPIKHDGAEVNPLNMMPPANQNPAPGQPFPLPTERQVSSIPKATTDGKQEFWVYPSQQMFWNAMLRKGWRWEKDDIAQKDMDDIIKIHNANNEQAWQEVLKWEALHARECGNPRLKSFGGKATDYSPRAKIRNMMGYELPFDRHDWIIDRCGKDVRYVIDYYDGGMVDEKYKFALLDVRPAMDSFDNVWDRMKVAYMRWKFELEDKLKELTN
- the LOC1271578 gene encoding proline-, glutamic acid- and leucine-rich protein 1, encoding MEGVGQLFGTHFDSDDGLLTAFLNNIDEHQSFWSDPENDLDTIFTKLGTLLASARTRDRGLRILIHLLPDCPLDLIEEKAQFYLNTCTKVCDQRGPTQTLPLVYKLLQQLLHRSLGSTELHKLFVSNLAKILESVGPKLEPSAVPSALSFLELAMQHYAGACGPLKSRIETFLYSLVDSTDRFVVNRTANCLLLLQQIRGGGQHGSLHKKTWEEYYLKLIDTIHDLLNQIFAHTPETFDEEENLECLKLPDIRTTGNPIRKAHLIAIRACNLITFLDQAIVGAYPVGKPITPFKALNLVLRGLSVSCEAMGKNPIAENIAFGAFLPSMHCGLLEVLDGLVLALGTNMLMFGDTICEMFSKCLRATQSNSHDSEGAKKSFIRLRTKIYDSVQLWCEKMRYGSNIEMVNEALLEQIMRDITPYESEVTLKMGATSNKRLSARAKRKLQKEQNAATALNQNHSSGSATAENKELFIDHGNEPLCRAALACLTALLQSAGCFIKPVTHKLLQEKIVPLCFTLVTNHQLTGLYGDAQVRVALLRAFAALIVNPHHHCPPPLQYASYIFNTLQTTDSSATVRSVAAELARTMELVVHPWKETLYFPADKSAIKDALANKDNHPLAMFTVKQVVVTNGTNGVHDSPDVMIPSVAEPASGTSPVKAASAPSEPAVEPAYESEGEINESLAVTEASDESFIDAEEQQTTDEPVGWVEHVSESSLDDTAKEKTNAIANIPDDTECYDAGTIHPIDDDDNDDGKTSESAVVAVLDSDEEQGQAQNVEQEDDDVMEVPIDVELSAPKSNSEKNNLKHSIEIIDDDNSSVSAKKAKMLDSCNGNTGKTKNIDEIVEEMVAEFVDEP